Sequence from the Corallococcus exiguus genome:
CGCACCACCTCGCCTTGCACGGAGCCGTCGGGCAGGCGACTGGCGATCTGCCCGCTCAAATGCGGGGATCGCTCAGGAGCCGGGCCCCAGGCAGGGCATCAGTCCAGCAAGCCCTGGAGGCTGAGATCCAGTCGGCTGCTGACCAGTCCCAACAGGCTCTCCAGGGCGAGCCGGTCCTGCTTCAGCCGGGGCGCGAGCTCCATGCGAACGCGCTCGAGCAACTGCTCGCGGGCCTCCGCGATCCTGCGCGCGATGCCGGAGCGCGAGCCGCCATACATGAGCGTCAGCCGGTCCATCGTGAACCCATGGAAATGGTGCAGGCGCAGCAGGGTCCGCTCCTGTTCGGGGAGCACCGCCACCGCCTTGCGGAGCGACTCGACGAGGAGCCTGCGCGCGTCTTCGCGCAGCAGCGCGTACTCGGGGTCGCCCGGGGCCAGGAGCCGTGCGAGCTCCTCGGGAGGCTCCGCGACGAGCTCATGGCGCGCGTCCCGGCCCACGAGCTCCCCGGCGATGCGCGCGGCGACGATGCCCACCCAGGTCAGCAGGGGCCCTCGTCCCCCATAGCTCGCGATCCTCGGGGGCGTGTCGCCGCTGCCCACCAGCAGCCGCTCGCGCAGCACCTGCAGCACTTCGTCCACCATGCTCGGCGACACCCTCCCGAGCCGGGCGGGGATGTACCGGAGGATGTTCTGCTCGAAGGCCCGGAGGGCCGAGGGCTCGCCGGTGGCGCAGGCGCACGCGAGGTACAGGTCGGCGCCGTGGAGGACGCGCATCACCTCCAAGGTCCTTCCCGCAGGCAGGTGCCGGGCCAGGTGCCGCGCGAAGGACTCCGCCGGGAGCGGCGTCGTGGCCCAGGCCCACCCGTCCCGGGCCGCCTCGACGAATTGGTTCAGCAGTGCCTCCAACC
This genomic interval carries:
- a CDS encoding RNA polymerase subunit sigma-70, coding for MSEQRKTGSLAALLREHLPWEQRAELDAVEGLEALLNQFVEAARDGWAWATTPLPAESFARHLARHLPAGRTLEVMRVLHGADLYLACACATGEPSALRAFEQNILRYIPARLGRVSPSMVDEVLQVLRERLLVGSGDTPPRIASYGGRGPLLTWVGIVAARIAGELVGRDARHELVAEPPEELARLLAPGDPEYALLREDARRLLVESLRKAVAVLPEQERTLLRLHHFHGFTMDRLTLMYGGSRSGIARRIAEAREQLLERVRMELAPRLKQDRLALESLLGLVSSRLDLSLQGLLD